The genomic region TCCATGAAATAAATTCAAAGGCTGCGTCTTTTTTCTTGGAATAAGACGTCATGCTGTTAAAGGTGGGAAGTCCCATCGTAGAATACTTTGGCGTATCGCAGGGGAGCCTTGTAATACCGTAATCGGCTTTTTTGAAACCTGCGGCAAGCAATCCGTCGCGTTCGCCGGTAGTCATCTGTCCGGGGAACCATTCGCCTATCAAAAGCATTCCGAGTTTTCCGTCGTAGAACTGCTTGGAATAGTGCGTCTTTGTAACCTTCATGTCGATAAGAGACCACATTGCGCCTTCAGCTTCAAGCCTTTTTCGAATGGCGATCTGCCTTAAAAGGTTGTCCATAGCGCCGATTTTACCGTCGTTGCTTATAAAAACTTCTCCGGTCTGGTTCGATATGTATGCGGCATTGGAGCCCCAAAAATAAATGGACGCGCCTATGAGGGAAGGATCCGCAGCGTGGATAGCACGCGCAGTCTCTTCGAATTTGTCCCATGTCCATTCGCCTTTTTCAACGTAATAGTCGGGAGTGTTGAGACCGGCCTTTTTAAACACGTTTTTGTTAAAATACGTAAAATAGGATCCGCCTCTCCACGGAATTCCGATAATATTGCCGTTATAGGTTACGGACGATTTATTCGCTTCAACGGCCGCATTCGGCTTACCCGCCTTGCTTATAAAGCTGTTAAGCGGTTCAGAAAAACCGTTATCCATGCGGGAAAACGCATCGGTCTGACGTTTTTCCATGTAGCAGTCCATTTCTGCGCGTCCTGAAAGCAACGTAAGAAGTTTTGTTTCA from Treponema parvum harbors:
- a CDS encoding extracellular solute-binding protein; its protein translation is MKKHYKSFLKVLFLTSFVVQSVFAAGGKDAPAGSAQSSGPVVITYYTWDDAAHKSLIEKFNETHTNIKVDAKILPAADYETKLLTLLSGRAEMDCYMEKRQTDAFSRMDNGFSEPLNSFISKAGKPNAAVEANKSSVTYNGNIIGIPWRGGSYFTYFNKNVFKKAGLNTPDYYVEKGEWTWDKFEETARAIHAADPSLIGASIYFWGSNAAYISNQTGEVFISNDGKIGAMDNLLRQIAIRKRLEAEGAMWSLIDMKVTKTHYSKQFYDGKLGMLLIGEWFPGQMTTGERDGLLAAGFKKADYGITRLPCDTPKYSTMGLPTFNSMTSYSKKKDAAFEFISWMGGEEAAAVAASFGVLPAVSSPEVEKILSANLPDASSLKYYLEPKVSNNGATFTKYGSRVQAVIETMQEAYLLNKLTDAQFKEQWNKEMKNIVDTSY